In a genomic window of Perognathus longimembris pacificus isolate PPM17 chromosome 21, ASM2315922v1, whole genome shotgun sequence:
- the Eri1 gene encoding 3'-5' exoribonuclease 1: protein MAEDEPSRRRREGEAPASAPPPPREEPPRLGHLEKKQRCIDDQEANRSEFITSNTSDFSDPVYKEIAVTNGCINRMSKEELRAKLSEFKLETRGVKDVLKKRLKNYYKKQKLMLKESNCADSYYDYICIIDFEATCEEGNPPEFIHEIIEFPVVLLNTHTLEIEDTFQQYVKPEMNTQLSDFCISLTGITQDQVDKADTFPLVLKKVIDWMKLKELGTKYKYCILTDGSWDMSKFLNMQCQLSRLRYPSFAKKWINIRKSYGNFYKVPRSQTRLTIMLEKLGMDYDGRPHSGLDDSKNIARIAIRMLQDGCELRINEKIHAGQLMSVSSSSPIEGSPAPQMPHLRK, encoded by the exons ATGGCGGAGGACGAGCCGAGCCGGCGGCGTCGCGAAGGCGAGGCCCCGGcctccgcgccgccgccgccgcgtgaGGAGCCGCCGCGGCTGGGCCATCTCGAG aaaAAGCAAAGGTGTATTGATGACCAAGAAGCAAATAGATCTGAATTCATTACTTCCAACACAAGTGACTTCAGTGACCCAGTTTACAAAGAGATTGCTGTTACAAATGGTTGTATTAACAGAATGAGTAAGGAAGAACTCAGAGCTAAGCTTTCAGAATTCAAGCTTGAAACCAg agGAGTAAAGGATGTTCTGAAGAAAAGACTGAAAAACTATTATAAGAAGCAGAAACTAATGTTGAAAGAGAGCAATTGTGCAGACAGTTACTATGACTACATTTGTATTATTGACTTTGAAGCGACTTGTGAAGAGGGTAATCCACCTGAGTTCATACATGAAATAATTGAGTTTCCTGTTGTTTTATTGAATACTCACACCTTAGAAATA GAAGATACATTTCAGCAGTATGTGAAGCCAGAGATGAATACACAACTGTCTGATTTCTGCATCAGTCTTACAGGAATTACTCAG GATCAGGTAGACAAAGCTGATACTTTCCCTCTAGTACTGAAAAAAGTAATTGACTGGATGAAGTTGAAAGAATTAGGAACAAAGTATAAATATTGCATATTAACAGATGG tTCATGGGATATGAGTAAGTTCTTGAACATGCAGTGCCAACTCAGCAGGCTCAGATATCCTTCTTTTGCTAAAAAGTGGATCAATATTCGAAAATCGTATGGAAATTTTTACAAG gtTCCCAGAAGCCAAACCAGACTGACGATAATGCTTGAAAAATTAGGAATGGATTATGATGGGCGACCTCACAGTGGTCTTGATGACTCGAAGAACATCGCCCGGATAGCAATCCGGATGCTTCAAGATGGCTGTGAACTCCGAATCAATGAGAAGATTCATGCAGGACAGCTAATGAGCGTATCCTCTTCCTCACCCATAGAGGGCAGTCCAGCCCCACAGATGCCTCACCTGAGAAAGTAA